The following proteins come from a genomic window of Miscanthus floridulus cultivar M001 chromosome 2, ASM1932011v1, whole genome shotgun sequence:
- the LOC136532268 gene encoding uncharacterized protein isoform X5: protein MGESRGSIAFFTAYRPPVALDIFCCPVLPSSRQDELHLTDGLSYNYNCRPIPPAALKTIIKRPRVAHEAVIDDDADSGRLTGLVFVSEREHNLETLHVALRFTANNEVRVFSLADIYGSDLFSGARLEDNGCIAGGYEVDGSTIDHYLVYVSTKEPVQERRCPWNVVYKTNLRTGETERLTPPGTFDISPSVSPSGKKIALASFQGKTWDGEIKDLKTNIYVTSLENPSLERRRVIENGGWPSWGSENVIFFHRKVGDIWGVFRYNLSTGETVRVTPDAFDAVTPAAIDETRVAVATIRQKSEFTDVRNEAQYRHIEIFDMSAQEQPLQITQNTRAKADHFNPFVMDGGKYIGYHRCKSDLLKHGDDVPRHFLKVQSPLEDVGLFRVSGVFPTFSKDGSKLAFVDNEFKAVWLADSQGLRVVFETDGPDSIFSPVWNQKKDILYVCMGPSFKANETLEIHAIPDVSRAARARRQTRQLTKGRFNNAFPYTNPDGTKFVFRSTRDGGDKNYKNLYIMEDAEFGEVGGGKVRQVTRLTEGNWIDTHCQWSPDGNLIVFASNRDKPADAPERDHGLDPGYFAVYLMNVSDCSVVRVIRSGYDLSGHVNHPVFSPDGRSIAVTSDLAAVSADPMSLPTFLHSVRPYGDIFSVDIDPDDMEKNKDLDKFVRVTHSRYENSTPAWTVFSTHDPHAQWNLLVMEDEYTPACPYAHPDGGESWHMTGQICIPKRHC from the exons ATGGGCGAGAGTAGAGGCAGCATTGCCTTCTTTACGGCCTACAGACCACCGGTGGCCCTGGACATATTCTGCTGTCCAGTTCTGCCATCATCCAGGCAGGATGAGCTCCACCTGACGGACGGCTTGTCCTACAATTACAACTGCCGACCCATTCCACCAGCGGCTCTCAAGACGATCATCAAGCGCCCGAGAGTGGCTCATGAAGCCGTCATAGATGACGATGCTGATTCTGGCCGTCTCACTGGTCTGGTCTTTGTTTCCGAAAGAGAGCACAACTTGGAAACACTTCATGTAGCCCTTCGCTTCACTGCCAACAATGAAGTCAGGGTCTTCAGCTTGGCGGACATCTATGGCTCCGACTTATTCAGTGGTGCCCGTTTGGAGGACAATGGCTGCATTGCTGGTGGCTACGAGGTGGATGGATCTACAATTGACCATTACCTTGTCTATGTATCTACCAAGGAGCCAGTCCAAGAACGGCGCTGCCCCTGGAACGTTGTTTACAAAACCAACCTTAGAACCGGTGAAACTGAGCGGCTCACCCCACCAG GAACATTTGATATAAGTCCCTCTGTGTCACCATCTGGGAAGAAGATCGCTTTGGCTTCATTCCAAGGTAAGACATGGGATGGCGAGATTAAGGATCTGAAGACAAACATCTACGTGACGAGCTTAGAGAATCCATCTCTGGAGCGAAGGCGAGTGATAGAAAATGGTGGCTGGCCATCGTGGGGCAGTGAAAACGTCATATTTTTTCACAGGAAGGTTGGGGACATTTGGGGAGTGTTTCGGTACAACCTGAGCACTGGTGAAACAGTCCGGGTGACCCCTGACGCATTCGATGCAGTGACTCCGGCAGCTATTGATGAGACCAGAGTAGCAGTTGCAACCATTCGCCAGAAGTCTGAGTTCACTGATGTTCGCAACGAAGCCCAGTACCGGCACATTGAGATCTTTGACATGAGTGCACAGGAACAACCGTTGCAAATAACGCAGAACACCAGGGCAAAAGCCGACCATTTCAACCCCTTCGTGATGGACGGTGGCAAGTACATTGGCTATCATCGTTGCAAAAGCGACCTTCTCAAG CATGGAGATGATGTGCCGAGACATTTTCTTAAGGTGCAATCGCCACTCGAAGATGTTGGACTGTTTAGGGTGTCTGGTGTGTTCCCAACGTTTTCGAAAGATGGTTCTAAGCTTGCATTCGTCGATAACGAGTTCAAAGCCGTGTGGTTGGCAGATAGCCAGGGATTGCGTGTGGTCTTCGAG ACAGATGGCCCAGACAGCATCTTCTCACCAGTGTGGAACCAAAAGAAAGATATACTGTACGTATGCATGGGGCCATCCTTCAAAGCTAACGAAACACTGGAAATCCATGCCATCCCTGATGTATCCCGTGCTGCACGCGCACGAAGACAGACGCGACAGCTCACAAAGGGGAGATTCAACAATGCCTTCCCTTACACCAATCCTGATG GTACAAAATTTGTTTTTCGATCAACGAGAGATGGAGGAGACAAGAACTACAAGAATCTGTACATAATGGAGGACGCAGAGTTCGGGGAGGTTGGAGGTGGCAAGGTGAGACAGGTGACACGGCTAACTGAAGGCAACTGGATCGACACGCATTGTCAGTGGTCTCCGGATGGGAACCTGATCGTGTTCGCGTCAAACCGCGACAAGCCTGCCGACGCGCCGGAGCGCGACCACGGCCTGGACCCGGGGTACTTCGCCGTGTACCTGATGAACGTCAGCGACTGCTCGGTGGTGAGGGTAATCAGGAGTGGGTATGACCTGTCCGGGCACGTGAACCACCCGGTGTTCAGCCCGGACGGGCGGAGCATCGCCGTGACGTCGGACCTCGCAGCGGTGTCCGCCGACCCGATGTCTCTGCCGACCTTCCTCCACTCCGTCAGGCCCTACGGCGACATTTTCTCCGTCGACATCGACCCGGACGACATGGAGAAGAACAAAGACCTGGACAAGTTCGTGCGCGTCACGCACAGCAGATACGAGAACTCCACTCCTGCTTGGACCGTGTTCTCGACGCATGACCCTCATGCGCAGTGGAACCTCCTGGTCATGGAGGACGAGTACACACCGGCATGCCCTTATGCTCATCCTGATGGAGGTGAAAGTTGGCACATGACTGGCCAGATCTGCATTCCGAAACGGCACTGCTGA